The Arabidopsis thaliana chromosome 5, partial sequence genomic interval GTGGAAAGGAACACATACCCTTCCAATGGCTTCAGCAGATGGAGTTCCCAGCATATCCGTCATCAGATCCAATTGATGGACCACATTTTTCCCGGGGAAAAGAGGTTTCCCTGTTAAGAGTTCTGCAAAAATGCACCCGATGCTCCATATATCTATTGCCGGTGTATACTGAACAGAAGcatagataaagaaaaaaaatgttaccataaaattttataatctgAATGAGAGAGCTATAGTGTCTACTGACTAGATTCCCtatgaaaatttgaaacattcgatgaaagtatatatacaaaatcatgGTCACCTTTGAGAAAAAAGATCCACATAGTTCTGGAGCCCTGTACCATCGAGTAGCTACATAATCCTGCGATCAGAAAGCAGTAGGAATAAAAAATTGGTTTCATACCAAAAAGAGTAAACTTGTAAAGAGTAAGCATTTAAATTACTACTACTCACAGTCCAGAATATCGCAGTCGGTGTATCATTGAATGCGACTCTTGCAAGTCCAAAATCACAGATCTTGAGTTTGCAATCAGCATTTGCCAATatgtttttgggtttaagaTCCCGATGAAAGACATTAGctgaaaggaagagaaaaaaaaagtattttcagAAAGATAATCATAAACTTATACTAATCAATGAAATTTTATTGCTCGCTAGCTTAACCTGTGTGTATATACTTGAGGCCACGAAGAAGCTGATAGAGGAAAAACTGATAATGCTCAGGAGTCAAATCATCATTTGCCTTAATAACCTGATGCAAATCAGATTCCATAAGCTCGAAAACCACGTAAATGTCTCGAAACTCTCTTCTTGAAGGCGGCAACAAGATGTGTTTGATCTCAACAATGTCAGGATGGCGTAAGAGTCTAAGAAGTTTGATCTCACGAAGAATGCGAGTTGCATCCGAAACATGCTCAAAGATAtcattgattttcttaatCGCAACTTTCTCTCCGGTATGTGTATCGTAAGCAGAACAGACAACTCCATAACTTCCTTTACCAATCACTTCCTCTATTCTGTATCTGCTTCCTTCACCATATTCCGTGAAGAAATCTACCTCAACTGATGACTGAATATACAGAAAAATCTATTGTCAATATCAAAAGCTTCAATACAGAGAAAGATTAGGACTAAACTAAAAGGCAGTAACAGTAAAAAGGATTGCTACAGATCCTAATCAGTTCTAATAAGCAAATCTGATACATAAGAGATTGAAAAATTGGACCTTTTTGCGGTGATCAGGCTGCATCTTCAGCTACAGGGCATTCAAAGGACGCTTACGAAGACCAAATGTAATAGCTTCTGAAACCCAAACTTAGTGAGcttttgaatcaaaaaaaTGCAAAGACTGAGAATTTTAGTTCCAAAGGCAATGTCAAAAACAGAGAGCTCTATATCCAAATCCCGAAATCCAGAATCGATTGAAACAAATCAGAGTAGTTCCcgagaccaaaaaaaaggaggCAAATTTATGGGGTGAAACAAGGAATAACCTAATCGagatttctttgctttttgaAGTGAAATCAAAGAGATCAAAAGAAGGAAGCGATGGGTAATTTGAGAATCACTGAGATTGAAGAAAGACGAGgtttttatcttcttcgaTCAATCTCTCTGCTTGAAATGgctaaaaggaaaaaggagaGAGTTTTTGAAAGTCGAGAGAAGCTTTTATGGTTCAGAAACCCAAAAATGATTCTTTTGAGCTAATAAAATTTCTTTACAGGATCTGAAATCTCACGAAGCAGACGAAGAGGCAAGTTTATTTGCTCACTTTTGTAGAAGAAAGTGTAGAGAGGAGAGATCTATGAGATGaagaacagaacagaacaaattattaaaatattattattattcgtTTCTTTTATTGTGATAATTGAAAAAAGCGGATAAGTGGAGTCTGATTATCGTTGTACGAAAACTCCAATTTGCCCCCCAAGGTTTATGGGTACTTGCGACTTTTGTCTTAAATCTAGCTTTTGGATAATGTCCAAACGTCGAATATAATACAGTGtggatatttttgtataaactattttaatatatgctCTTCTTAATGAATAGATATCCGATTTATTATGGATTAGTGATGACTTATAATTATTACAATAATAAATAGTTCGTTtactttataattttctttcgTGTCATAGTCGTTGTTAAAGACATATAAATGAAGTGGATTATCCTATATTTCGAATCCGATTGAAATGAgtggtttaaattttttttcgtATGCAGTTAATGAGTAATCTTACTTATTTTTAAGATATAGAATTTGACCGATAAGACATACTTAATTATCTAGAGACAATATTTATGAGTTATGTACAATGGTACAAGAAACTtacaaaaacttatatatgCAATCGTCAATCtagtattttatttgaaatatgtATTTCGTATCTAATATCTTCTGTCTTTGGTGGGTTCTTTGAAATTGCTTCATAACTGTAGGTGCTTGCATGCGTAAACTTTTGCATGGTTGGAAAAATTGCATTTGCATCGATTTCAAACGTATAAATAAAGCGAAGCTTTAAATCTTCAAGTAGAtgtcactacaagaaaacacgCCAGTTGCGAGGGAAGAAACCGTCGCTAGTCTCTCGCAAAAAGCATTTAGCGAGGGAATTGCGACGAACTCCAGTTCCTCGCAAAACGCGCGTCGTAAAATCAAATTCGTAGCAAGTTCCTCGCAAATGTTGCGAGGAACAAGTTGCCTCGCAAAACACACGCAATTTGCAAGGGAAGCAATCCGTAGCAAATTCACAGCAAATTTCGGGTCTCGCAAGTTTCTCGCTAGTTGCGACGGACGACCAGACTCGCGAAGCACACGCAATTTGCGAGGGACGTACTCGGTAGCATATTAGCTGCAACAGTAGCCTCGCTCTTTCCTCGCAAGTTGCGAGGGAATACTTCAGTAGCAAAGTAGTCGCAAATTCTTTGTCCCGCTAATGCCTCGCAAAATTTGCGATGGATTTGCGTGGCTTTTATCTGTAGTCGCAAATCCGTAGTAAAGTTTGCGATGGATTCGCGGTAAATAAGCGactcttttctgttttgttttaagcATGATTACTGTTGAATATAGGGATTACTGTTCTACTTAACAATATTTAATGGTTATCTTAATTGGATTTTTATACTAAACTTTGAAGTTGAATACTAATTAAGAAACCTTAAACTCATATTTAAAAGCTGAAATTTTAGGTTTCAAgtacagaaaaagaaactgaatacAGAATGTTAGAAGGccaaataattttacataacaaaccaacaaaagattcaagttttgatgagtgaaaaagaaacttaatACAGAATGTTAGAAAGCCTCAGATGGAGATGACCCAGTGTTTGGGTTAGCTACAACAGCCTCAGGTTCGACAGCTTCAGGTCCGATCCCAGCAGTTGTGGCATTAGGCGCATCAGGTGGATTGGAGCTGACTGGTTCAGTTCTTGAAGAGGATCTGACTCGAAACAAGGCAGCAAACTCTGGATCCTTCTTGGCAAGGTAATCAAAGTATGCGTCAAAACTGGTGATCTTCTCAGCCTGGTTTGCAATGAGGGCTTCAACAGCAGCCAGCTTCTGGGAAAGCACAACCGGATCATCTCGAGGAAGCACCGGTCCGGCATGCGCCGAAGACGCCTCATGCTGCAATGAACCAGCCCCATAAATCCTGCCTTTCTTCTTAGGAGCAACCTGTCACAAACTCATAACCAAAACAAGCAAACATGATCAAAGCAAAGTCGAAACATATAGACATAATGCAAAACTCTTAGGCCGAAAATACAATGATATTATTCAGACCAACAACACAACTGAATCAGgccaaaaacacaaagacacaACATATTCCTTAATTAATTCTGTCCATGAATCCATAGAGTTTTCACTTAAGTTATTATCAGCTTTAATAGTCATCATCCTAGATGCCAAAGATAACTTAGAATGTCCTTCTCTACATCCCTCGTAGAGTGGTTGATTTACAGCATCTAACATATCGTAAAAATGTTGAGCATCTAGGTTGGGTTCTTCACTAATATTTTCAGGAAATGAAGCAATAGTTTCATGAAATGCATCTGTAACCATATCATGAAATCTATTTTCCTAGTTATGCCCATAACCAAATTGATCAGGTACTTCCTGACCATAATTCGCatcattattaaaattactaGGTTGCTCGACACCACAATTTGTATTACTAGTTCCTGCGCTATCTCTACAACCATCTCCATGACGTAACCATACATAGTAGTTTGGCATAAATCCTCTATTATAAAGATGCTTCTTCACTACATTAAATTCCAAATATTTCTCATTGAGACACTTACGACATGAACAGAATATTGTACCGTTCTCACGAACAAATGGTTCGTTTGTCGCTTGATACATGAAACCGCGCAGTCCGTCGTAATACTCTCTCGTCACCTCCCCGGTCGCTTGATCTCTATGATTATACATCCAACTTCGTAATGTGTAAATCTCATGCTCTCCGCCCCAAGacattcttatttttgtaataagtttttttttaaaaaaaatatttttttttgtttgtaagtaAATGTTGTGATTTGAGTTATGATTTCTTACACATTTCATTGGCTATTTATAGatgtcccaaaaaaaaattgcgagggatttgcaaggcatttgcgagggatttgctaGGATTTTGCTtgaaatttgcgagggaatcCCACCTACCAACCAGACTGGtaagataattaaaaacatgttCACCTAACCCGCCAAGACTCGCTACTCTGTCGCAAAAGTTGCGACAGAATAATCGATCCTCGCAAACTCGtcgcaatttgcgagggattttGGTTACTCGTAAATCCCTCGCAATTTTGCGATGAGTTTGCGAGGATTGATGCTTTCCACGTATATTACTCGCAAACGTCTCGCAATTTGCGAGGAATTCTGTTTACCCGTAACTCCCTCGCAATTTTGCGACGAGTTTGCTGGGATTGGTGCGGTCCACGCAGACTTCTCGCAAACGTCTCGCAGATTTGCGAGGGATATATTCGTCGCAAATTTTGCGAGGGATTCGCGAAGTTCTCTTCTTCCCTCGTAATACACTTGCAAATCCGTAGCAAATTGCGAGGGATGTTTTCCACCGCAAATTTCCCTCGCAAATCGCctattttcttgtagtgtgTATACTAAGAGAATACTCTTAATCATCGGTATTTTTGTGGATCCATTAACATagtattatcatttttattaagaATCACAACAACAATCTTATCATTCTGCTCTTAACACCCATTTGACCAACAATTCATCATACATGTATTgcatattttctcaaaaaaaaaaaaaaaatttacagttttttaaatattctgaTTTTTATACTTATATTAATAGCAAAATGttctctttaatttgtttcttacttGAAAATGTATCATGAGCCTATGACAATTGACAACTAAATATGATTACACAGAAATTATTGTAACGAgatcaaataataattttaccAAAAGACAGTCTTAGTTATTCGtactaatttaaataataaatagaagcaaaattatttgttcaTTTTCTGATAATAtgatactatattttttaaaataagataCTATAGcttttgaaatgaaataattattaattagttaataaaCAAACCCAAAGGAAACCAAGGGAAGAACGAAGGGTCACGAAGAACCGTGGAAATGCTTCAGTCCATGTGCATCACATGACTTTTATTATTAGGGAtcataaaataccaaaaactaATAGTGTGGACTAataattatcttttcttttgttaacttCTCTAATGATTGTTCCTTTTCAGCATTAATAAATAGGTAATTCTTTGAATGATTCATAAAGAATGTATTATTTAACACAGTAATGAATCATATTTAAAAGGGGCCAAACTTGaagattctttatttttcttttagcaTTTTAAACCCCAAGGCTTGATCAATCTCAAAGACTTTTAAATACATTTGATTACAAATATCTTCAGATCATACTACTAAATCATATAATGACTTACAAAGTGAGACATTAAATAACGATATttcaaaagataataatattaaaaagaaataatttgaCTTTTCTcaaatgaaaaattcaaattatttattttaatattacttAAAAATTTGGGTCAAATTATGTATTTCTTATGATTAATTTTCgttgagaaaataaagattataaaaattcACGCGCTTTCGTTTGGGCAATAAATAGCCAGCTCTGCTTTGGTAGGACCCAATAAAAACACGAACCTAACTCGTTTCTAATAGGCCCATACAATAAGCCCACTACGAGACTAAATACAATTCACACAACACCACTGAAGGCACGTGACCACTCAACATCTCTCGTTCGCATCTCTTCTCTAACCAAAGCTACATCTTCCCATCTCCCTGCGTCTGCATAAACGTTCGAAAGCATAACTTTGCATCCTCCATGAGATGGATCAATCGCTGCTAGCTCAGTAGCCGCAAGTTCGGCGATCTCGACGTTCCCGTGAGTTCGTGAAGCTGATAATAACATCCCCCAGATCATTACATCAGCCTTTACAGGCATCTTCTTGATCATTTCTTTAGCTTCCTCTAATCTCCCAGCTTTCCCCAATAAATCAACCATACATCCATAATGTTTGATGTCTGGCTCGATCCCGTGATCGCTCTTCATGCTTTCGAAATACGTTTTACCTAACTCCACTAGCCCTGCATGGCAGCATGCGCTCAAGACACCGACAAAAGTGATGCTGTTCGGTTTGATGGGGAGAGATTGGAGATCGGAGTAGAGATCAAGCGCTAGTTTTGCATGGCCATGTGTCGCTGAGCCGCAAATGATGGCGTTCCAGGGAGAgattgtagaagaagaaatgttctttgtttggtGGAAAATGTTTAGAGCAGTTTCGATGCTTCCACATTTGGCGTACATGTCGATTATAGCAGCGGTTAGATTGTCGTTGGGAGGAATCGTGCTAAAGTTTAGATAATCATGTGCTCTCTTCCCTTCTTCCAACGATCCTAGAGAAGAAATTGCAGAAAAAACACTAACCATTGTGATTGCATCTGGTTTTACTTGGCTACTACTGATCATTTCGCGGAATAGATGTAGAGCTAACTGAGGCGATAGACTTTGCGCGTAACCCGATATCATAGCGTTCCATGAAAAGATGTCTTTATCATGAGTCTGATCAAATACTTCTCTTGCCTGCTCAACCATTCCATTCTTCACAAATCCTGCAATCAACGCGTTTCTCGACGCAATGTGGTCCTTAACACTCGCTTCAAACTGCTGAAGAGCGAGTTTTATGTCATTAGAGACAGCGTAGAAATGTATGATCGTTGCTTGTAAGAAATCATAACAATCAAAACCCCTTTTCACAATGGTACCATGAAGTTGCAAACCCTTGGAGCTACCAACTGATCGAGCTGAAGCCGAGAGAAGGTCCACCATCATAACTTCACTAGGCTTCATTCCACAGCGCAGCATCTCGGTGTAGTAAACAAGAGCTTCGTCAAGCTGATTCTTTCGGAGACACCCATCAATCATTGTACCCCACGAGACAATATCTTTCTCAGTAATCTGATCAAACAATTCCTCAGCCTGTTCAATAAGTCCAGCTTTTGAGTACCCATTTAACATCACGTTCCAAGTAACTAAATTTCTCTCAggcatttcatcaaacaactTCCGAGCATCcttcaaacacaaacaaagacaGTACATATGCAGCAAATTCGTCGAAACAAAAACACGACCTTCAAGCTTGAGTTTAATAGCCAAACTCTGCAACATCCTACAATCCCAAATCCCACCCAAATGTGAGCAAGCAGATATAACAGTGGCTAAAGTAACTTCATTTAGCATAATTCCCAAATTTCTCATCTCCCTAAAAAGCTCCATAGCTTCACTCCACTGATTGTTTTGAGCATAACCCTTTATCAAAGTAGTATACGAGACACAGCTTCTCTCAGGCATTACGTCGAACAACTTAAGCGCATCCCAAAGTCTACGAGATCTAACATACCCATCAACCATAATATTGAACGAAGCAGAATCAAGCTTCGCGTGATCCCTGAAAACAGATTCCGCATCAGCCAAGAGACGGCATTTAGCGTACATGTTAAGAACGCTATTACATATGTATCCATTAGAATCAAGACCGGATTTCAAGACACGGCAATGAATCTGTCTACCACAAGTGACGTCATTACTGGAAGCGCACGATCCAAGAGCAGAGACGAGAGCTCGTTCAGTATCGGAGCTTTCGCCGGAGAAATCGAAGTGGGTCCGACTCGGAGCAGAGAAGCATCTCGCCTGCAGAGAAATGACCCAACAGCGCCGAGACCGGAAAAAACGAATCAATTTGATCATAAGAGATCATGAGAGCAACAAAGCTAAACCTTAAAgcttgacttttttttatacttcTCTCTCGTCTTCTATAGCTCACACAGTGTATATATAGgttttacattattttatgTGAAACAAAGACTACAAATATACAACACAAGGCATTAGATTTGATCATTCGAATTAGATATTTCTtgagtgtatatatagttACACAGAGAAAGTGTTCGAGAGTAACAAGACATTTGAGTTTCAGGGATTTAACTCTAtaggaaatgaaaaaaatcaataattttatatttttcctcCTAATACTAAATGAATGTTATccgagaagatgaagaagaacctCTGCAACTGCAACATTTCAATGTGATAATATGTAAGTATAGATTGGAAAGTTTCTGGATCAGCGATTGTCTATGCATCCCTTTACAGCTAATTTTGCCGGCGATCTGCAGAGAATACTTGCAAACGAAGTAAGATACACAACAGAAGATTGGACAATCATACTAGTCACAGTGAATCAAAATGGAATCCTAAAGAGATATTAAAATCAAGAATTCTAAGCAGCTATGATGAATTTAGGAATCACCAAATAAAGCAATGCACCAGCAGATTTAAATAGAAGTATTGGTTACAACTAAAAATGGAGTTGTGTCCTCTATGGGTAGGCAATAAGCTAGACAGAAGCTATCCATATTGTCCTAGAGAGTGTGGAACTACTTTtcacaaaggaaaaaaaaaaatcaaaagggCAAGTTGATGGCAAATTATGAATACGTCATTCAACGCAGCTTATTTCCTATTAGAACAAAATCTCATTGAGGCCGAAGAAACATTTCCCGCCTTAGTTGCAATTGACTCACCCATTACTTCATATTCTAAACCTGATCctaaagtttgaatcttttagCATCTCACTGCTATCACATAACTACTTAAAAAGTGAAACTGGGGAAATTTCAAATCACAGATTGTATATGATGCACATGTTACGGCTGCATGTGCGTTAAGTCTCTCAACCAATAAAACGTTATGGTGATAGAAGCTATCATACAATACATTACATCAAAAAACTAGATTCCATGTTCAATTGTTCCTCTTTCCTCTTAAAAACAAGATTCAATGTGCTGAAAAGATCACAACATGGCTTTGAAGAGCATACCCGCAAAACTACTCATATGTCCACAAATTGACAAGTCCATTCATCATTACAACTGGAATAAGCCAACCGACCACGAGGAATAACAAAGCCGAATCACCATTATCGATAAGAAACGAGTATCAAAGCCTAAAGACTTGTCTAAAATCCATAGCCAGTGAGGAGGAttacataaacataaatcttCACTACAAACTGGTCTCAAAATGATCAATGGCAATAAATACGTCGCAAGAACAGGATAAACAGAACCTACAAATTCACTAGTCACCAAGTTCCATCTAACCAATGTGGCCAAGATTCACAAACCAATGCAATAACATGAATCATTCAAGGCTTAAAACTACAACATTTTGAGTTCGAAAGGAACTTACTTTTTATGACGCCGACTTCTCTTAGGTCCCCAACCTTCAAGCTTAGCAATAGGGCAACCACATTTTGATCGGAAAATCAAAACAGCTCGACCATTAACCGGAGCCATCTTCCTCAGCTCAGCTCTCAAACACTCATAATCAGGATTACTCTCACTACCTCCTTTCCACGGTAACCGATCAATCTCTTTAACCGAACCGGATTTAACACATTCCTCTGTCTGTAACTGCAAATCAAACTCCATAGCTTTCTTCATTCCTTTACACTTAGGGTTACGACATTTCCTTGATCTTGAACCACAACACAGGTCGAGAAACGCAATTGAAGCCGCGAAAAAAACTGCGAATGCGAAGAAGAACGAAGCCGGAGGAGGGATTTTTCCTgagggatgatgatgatcttcatCTTCGGTGCTGTGAtcggaggagaagaagatgattagAGGAGGGAGGAGAGAGGA includes:
- a CDS encoding Ribosomal protein L34e superfamily protein (Ribosomal protein L34e superfamily protein; FUNCTIONS IN: structural constituent of ribosome; INVOLVED IN: translation; LOCATED IN: ribosome, intracellular, chloroplast; CONTAINS InterPro DOMAIN/s: Ribosomal protein L34e (InterPro:IPR008195); BEST Arabidopsis thaliana protein match is: Ribosomal protein L34e superfamily protein (TAIR:AT3G06180.1).) — its product is MLHLFLFSSAASTTTAVEDNSTTMPPSSRSAANQNSSSSLHLCKHSPSATLDLLILILVLFSGTFLLSSYFSYLIHSLSLLSSHFPSITISLSSLLPPLIIFFSSDHSTEDEDHHHPSGKIPPPASFFFAFAVFFAASIAFLDLCCGSRSRKCRNPKCKGMKKAMEFDLQLQTEECVKSGSVKEIDRLPWKGGSESNPDYECLRAELRKMAPVNGRAVLIFRSKCGCPIAKLEGWGPKRSRRHKKSPAKLAVKGCIDNR
- the MEF18 gene encoding mitochondrial editing factor 18 (mitochondrial editing factor 18 (MEF18); CONTAINS InterPro DOMAIN/s: Pentatricopeptide repeat (InterPro:IPR002885); BEST Arabidopsis thaliana protein match is: pentatricopeptide (PPR) repeat-containing protein (TAIR:AT2G22070.1); Has 1807 Blast hits to 1807 proteins in 277 species: Archae - 0; Bacteria - 0; Metazoa - 736; Fungi - 347; Plants - 385; Viruses - 0; Other Eukaryotes - 339 (source: NCBI BLink).) — translated: MIKLIRFFRSRRCWVISLQARCFSAPSRTHFDFSGESSDTERALVSALGSCASSNDVTCGRQIHCRVLKSGLDSNGYICNSVLNMYAKCRLLADAESVFRDHAKLDSASFNIMVDGYVRSRRLWDALKLFDVMPERSCVSYTTLIKGYAQNNQWSEAMELFREMRNLGIMLNEVTLATVISACSHLGGIWDCRMLQSLAIKLKLEGRVFVSTNLLHMYCLCLCLKDARKLFDEMPERNLVTWNVMLNGYSKAGLIEQAEELFDQITEKDIVSWGTMIDGCLRKNQLDEALVYYTEMLRCGMKPSEVMMVDLLSASARSVGSSKGLQLHGTIVKRGFDCYDFLQATIIHFYAVSNDIKLALQQFEASVKDHIASRNALIAGFVKNGMVEQAREVFDQTHDKDIFSWNAMISGYAQSLSPQLALHLFREMISSSQVKPDAITMVSVFSAISSLGSLEEGKRAHDYLNFSTIPPNDNLTAAIIDMYAKCGSIETALNIFHQTKNISSSTISPWNAIICGSATHGHAKLALDLYSDLQSLPIKPNSITFVGVLSACCHAGLVELGKTYFESMKSDHGIEPDIKHYGCMVDLLGKAGRLEEAKEMIKKMPVKADVMIWGMLLSASRTHGNVEIAELAATELAAIDPSHGGCKVMLSNVYADAGRWEDVALVREEMRTRDVEWSRAFSGVV
- a CDS encoding Ribosomal protein L34e superfamily protein, coding for MLHLFLFSSAASTTTAVEDNSTTMPPSSRSAANQNSSSSLHLCKHSPSATLDLLILILVLFSGTFLLSSYFSYLIHSLSLLSSHFPSITISLSSLLPPLIIFFSSDHSTEDEDHHHPSGKIPPPASFFFAFAVFFAASIAFLDLCCGSRSRKCRNPKCKGMKKAMEFDLQLQTEECVKSGSVKEIDRLPWKGGSESNPDYECLRAELRKMAPVNGRAVLIFRSKCGCPIAKLEGWGPKRSRRHKNILCRSPAKLAVKGCIDNR